The sequence below is a genomic window from Micromonospora aurantiaca ATCC 27029.
GCCCTCGGCGCCGCACTGCTCGCCGGATGCAGCTCCGAAGGTGCCGAGACCGACTGCGGTCTGGACGCCTGCACGATCACCTTCGACCGCGGCGTGGAGGCCAGCGCCCGGATCCTCGGCGTCGAGGCGAAGCTGATCGGCGCCGAAGGCGACCAGGTCACGGTCGAGGTCGCCGGGGAACAGCTCTCGCTCACAGTGGGCCAGCAGGCCACCGAGGTCGCCGGCTTCCAGGTCAGCCTGGACAGCGTCAACGATCAGCAGGTGGTGGTGCGGGTCGCCCGCGACCTCAGCGCCTGATCCGTTTCGGCCGTCCCGGCGGGCGGCGACGTTTGGAAAATCGCCCGCCGGGAGATTGAGGGCTCATGTCTCTCACCCGGAACGCCGGAGCCACCGCCGCCCAGGCTCGAAACAGCCGGTGGCTCGAACTGTTGACCCGTGCCGGCTTCATCGGATACGGAATCGTGCACCTGCTCCTCGCCTGGCTGGCGCTGCAGATCGCCTTCGGGAACTCGGGCGAGGAGGGAAACCAGAACGGCGCGCTGCGCACTCTCGGTGAACAGCCGCTCGGGAAGTTCCTCCTGATCGCGATGGCGGTCGGCCTGTTCGCCATGGCGATCTGGCAGGCCTTCGAGGCGATCTCCGGCCACGTGTCCAGGACGGGCAAGGAACGACTGTTCGAACGGATCGCCTCGGTGGTCCGGGTCGTCGTGTTCGTCTGGCTGGGCTGGACCGCGATCAAGGTCTTCCAGGACGCCAGCTCCAACGCCTCCGACCAGCAGCAGCAGCTCTCCGAGAAGCTGATGGCCTCCGACGGCGGCCGGTGGCTGGTCGGCCTGGCCGGGCTCGCGCTCGCCGCGCTCGGCATCGGCATGGTCGTCTACGGCCTGAAAAAGAAGTTCGAGCGCAACCTCAAGACCGGCGAGATGAGCCCGAAGACCCGCCAGCTCACCCGTCGGCTCGGTATGGCCGGGTACGCCTCCCGGGGCGCCGTGTTCGCCATCGCCGGCCTGCTGATCGTGGTCGCCGCTGTGAACTACGACCCGGAGAAGGCGCGTGGCCTCGACGCCGCGCTGCGGACGCTGCGCGACCAGTCGTACGGGCCGTGGCTGCTGGCGCTCATGGCGCTCGGCATCGCCGCGTTCGGTGTCTACTGCTTCTTCCAGTCCCGGTACCGCAAGGTCTGATCCTGGTCGATACCCGGGCCGCCGGGCACCATTGGGCCTTTGCCCGATTCCCGCCCGGTCGGAGGGAGAGAGAGTTCGTGCAGAGTTACGTCGTGACAGTCGCCGCCGCGCTCGCCGCGGCGGCGATCGCGTTGGTGCTGGCCCAGGTGGTGCACCGCGTCATCCGCCGCCTCGGCCGCCGCTCGCTGCTGATGACCGAGCTGACCGAGCACGCGCACCGCGCGTTCCAGCTCGCCCTCACCGTGGCGGCGGTGCAGTTTGCGGTCCGGTTCACCACCGCGTACGCGGTCGGCAGCCCGTGGCGGCAGTTCGTCCTGCACACGCTGGTGCTGGCGACGATCGCCGCCACCGCATGGCTGGTGGCCTCGCTGCTGGTGGTGGCGGAGGACACCGCGCTGGCCCGGTTCCGGGTCGACGTGCCGAACAACAGGCACGCCCGCCGGGTGCGCACGCAGGTGGTGCTGCTGCGCCGGCTCACCATCGCGGTGATCGTGATCCTCACGGTCGGCGTGATGCTGATGACGTTCCCGGCCGTACGCGGGGTCGGCGCCGGTGTGCTGACCTCCGCCGGTGTCATCGCCGCGGTCGCCGCGCTGGCCGCACAGAGCCTGCTCGCCAACGTCTTCGCCGGTCTCCAACTCGCGTTCAGCGACGCGGTACGCCTGGACGACGTGGTGGTGGTCGAGGGGGAGTGGGGCCGGATCGAGGAGCTGACGCTCAGCTACGTGGTGGTGCAGATCTGGGACGACCGCCGGCTGATCCTGCCCACCTCGTACTTCACCAGCCGGCCGTTCCAGAACTGGACCCGGACCGAGGCGGCGGTGCTCGGCACCGCAGAGTTCGAGCTGGACTGGGCGATTCCGGTGCAGGCGATGCGGGAGGAGTTGCGCCGCCTGTGCGAGGGCACGGAGCTGTGGGACGGCCGGGTCTGCGTGCTCCAGGTGACCGACGCGACCGGCGGCATGGTCAAGGTCCGCGCGCTGGTCAGCGCCGCCGACGCGGGCAGCCTGTGGGACCTGCGGTGCCTGGTCCGCGAGCACCTGGTGACCTGGGTACGCGACCAGCGCCCGACCGCCCTGCCCCGGCTGCGCGCCGAGGTCGGCGAGGCCACCGGCCCGCTGCCCTGGCAGGCGGTGCAGCCGCGCCGCCCGGTACGCCGCCCGACCGGCACCGAGGCGCCCGACGACGCGCGTGTCTTCGGCGGCAGCGACGACGGCGAGGCCCGCAGCGAGGTGTTCGTGGGCCGGGAGGAGCACGCCGAGGCACGTCGCTGACCCCGTACCCCCGATCGGAGCCCCCGGCCGCCCACGGCGCCGGGGGTTCGGCGCGTACGAGCGGCTTTCCGGCCGGGCGGGTTTGGCCGGGCCGCTGCGGGGGACGTGGTGCGCACGCCCCGGATCCGGTGCCCGGCACCGGGTTCCGGCGGCGCGCGGCCGGGCGGACCGGCTGCTCCGCGCAGGATTGACGGGCGGCGACTCCGGGCATACAGCGCGGTGATGACGAAAGGAGGACAGCATGGCTGACGTCGCGAGTCGCAGCACGTCGCGGACCGGGAGCGAGCCGTCCACCGCCGAACTGGTACAGCGCGCCACCGAGCAGGTCACCCGCCTGGTGCGGGACGAGCTGGCCCTGGCCCGTGCGGAGCTGACCCAGAAGGGCAAGCACGCCGGGATCGGGATCGGTCTGTTCGGCGGCGGCGGGGTGATGGCGCTCTACGGCGCCGGCGCCCTGGTCG
It includes:
- a CDS encoding DUF1206 domain-containing protein, whose product is MSLTRNAGATAAQARNSRWLELLTRAGFIGYGIVHLLLAWLALQIAFGNSGEEGNQNGALRTLGEQPLGKFLLIAMAVGLFAMAIWQAFEAISGHVSRTGKERLFERIASVVRVVVFVWLGWTAIKVFQDASSNASDQQQQLSEKLMASDGGRWLVGLAGLALAALGIGMVVYGLKKKFERNLKTGEMSPKTRQLTRRLGMAGYASRGAVFAIAGLLIVVAAVNYDPEKARGLDAALRTLRDQSYGPWLLALMALGIAAFGVYCFFQSRYRKV
- a CDS encoding mechanosensitive ion channel family protein, producing the protein MQSYVVTVAAALAAAAIALVLAQVVHRVIRRLGRRSLLMTELTEHAHRAFQLALTVAAVQFAVRFTTAYAVGSPWRQFVLHTLVLATIAATAWLVASLLVVAEDTALARFRVDVPNNRHARRVRTQVVLLRRLTIAVIVILTVGVMLMTFPAVRGVGAGVLTSAGVIAAVAALAAQSLLANVFAGLQLAFSDAVRLDDVVVVEGEWGRIEELTLSYVVVQIWDDRRLILPTSYFTSRPFQNWTRTEAAVLGTAEFELDWAIPVQAMREELRRLCEGTELWDGRVCVLQVTDATGGMVKVRALVSAADAGSLWDLRCLVREHLVTWVRDQRPTALPRLRAEVGEATGPLPWQAVQPRRPVRRPTGTEAPDDARVFGGSDDGEARSEVFVGREEHAEARR
- a CDS encoding phage holin family protein produces the protein MADVASRSTSRTGSEPSTAELVQRATEQVTRLVRDELALARAELTQKGKHAGIGIGLFGGGGVMALYGAGALVATVILLLALVMPAWLAALIVAVALFLLAGILALVGKKQVSRAVPPVPQAAVRSVRADVDTVTAAVKDGRRA